In Priestia megaterium NBRC 15308 = ATCC 14581, the following proteins share a genomic window:
- a CDS encoding prepilin peptidase — MSLIYLYLFVSGLTLGSFYNVAGLRIPQKKSILSPRSHCPHCLYVLSPQQLIPIVSYIKNAGKCSMCRKKISFIYPFVEFSTGSLFVYAFFRLNMTLELIVILTFVSFLTIIVVSDIAYMIVPNKVLLFFLPIFLLERLFIPLTSWSDSLMGGGIAFFLLFLVAFLSRGGLGEGDIKLYGLIGIVLGVKLVLLSLFLAILIGGTVSIGALLMKKAKVGVPIPFVPFIFIGTIAAYFHGNELIDWYVSNYFY; from the coding sequence ATGAGTTTAATTTACCTTTATCTATTTGTTTCAGGTCTCACTCTAGGTTCATTTTATAATGTAGCAGGCCTTAGAATTCCTCAGAAAAAATCTATTTTATCTCCAAGATCTCATTGTCCACACTGTTTATACGTTCTTTCTCCACAACAGTTAATTCCCATAGTCTCCTACATTAAAAATGCAGGAAAATGTAGTATGTGTCGCAAAAAAATCTCCTTCATCTACCCGTTCGTAGAATTTTCGACAGGAAGTTTATTTGTATATGCTTTTTTTAGGTTGAATATGACGTTAGAACTGATTGTCATATTAACCTTTGTTTCTTTTTTAACAATTATAGTTGTCTCAGATATAGCTTATATGATTGTCCCAAATAAGGTACTGCTTTTCTTTTTGCCTATCTTTCTTCTTGAGCGTCTTTTCATTCCATTAACTTCGTGGAGTGATTCCTTAATGGGAGGAGGAATAGCATTTTTTCTCCTCTTTCTAGTCGCATTTCTCAGCAGAGGAGGCCTTGGAGAAGGAGATATTAAATTGTATGGTTTGATTGGTATTGTGCTTGGAGTAAAGCTTGTTTTGCTATCGCTTTTTTTAGCTATATTAATAGGCGGAACCGTTAGCATAGGAGCGTTATTAATGAAAAAGGCAAAGGTAGGTGTACCAATTCCTTTCGTTCCTTTTATTTTTATAGGGACAATCGCTGCTTATTTTCATGGAAACGAATTGATAGATTGGTATGTTAGCAACTATTTTTATTGA
- a CDS encoding DUF420 domain-containing protein codes for MSKNNEKIVPKSNKNFTGIILTFSVIANVIILLLFFSNIGYQGKVSFDLTIFPRLNAILNSFTFIFLVAALISIFRKNINAHKGFILAAFTSTLLFLVSYLTFHYISTETATFGGEGIVRPIYFFILITHSFLAAIIVPLALFALVWGWTMQVEKHKKIVRWTMPIWLYVSLTGVIVYLFMAPYY; via the coding sequence ATGAGTAAGAATAATGAAAAAATTGTACCGAAAAGTAATAAAAACTTTACCGGTATTATTCTTACCTTTTCAGTGATAGCGAATGTTATTATTTTACTGCTATTCTTTTCGAATATTGGCTATCAAGGAAAAGTAAGTTTTGATTTGACTATCTTTCCACGGTTAAATGCTATTTTGAATAGTTTTACGTTTATTTTTTTAGTTGCAGCGTTGATTTCAATTTTCAGGAAAAATATTAATGCTCATAAAGGTTTTATTTTAGCAGCATTCACTTCCACACTGCTCTTTTTAGTTTCATATTTAACGTTCCACTACATCTCCACAGAAACAGCCACGTTCGGTGGAGAAGGAATCGTTCGTCCCATTTACTTCTTTATTTTGATCACACACAGTTTCCTAGCAGCGATTATTGTTCCGCTGGCACTGTTTGCACTTGTGTGGGGATGGACAATGCAAGTTGAAAAACATAAAAAAATTGTGCGATGGACAATGCCAATCTGGCTTTATGTAAGTCTTACAGGTGTAATTGTCTACTTATTTATGGCTCCTTACTATTAA
- a CDS encoding bifunctional folylpolyglutamate synthase/dihydrofolate synthase: MITTYEEALDWIHNRLRFGIKPGLERMEWMLEQLDFPQQNINAIHVAGTNGKGSTVSYLRNMLEEAGYKVGTFTSPYIETFNERISVNGQPISNEAMTALVQEVKPVVERLEHTDLGSATEFEVITIMAFLYFGYHDSVDYAVFETGLGGRYDSTNVVSPMVSVITNIGFDHMAILGDTVEEIAAEKAGIIKKEVPIITGAEQVKALDVITEEANSKQAPLFVLGKEFKIENYEPLANGEGFTLKTPYGTFKHLQLNMLGYHQVKNAALALMAVCYLKEKKKLSISKEQMIKGIQHTKWNGRFEIVNEHPLTIIDGAHNAEGIDSLLSTLRLHYEDRNIHLVFSCLNDKSADRMVQELETIAASITFTSFDFPRARTAAELYEMSTHHNKHMDENWKKAIAYVKEKATGEQDMVVITGSLYFISEVRAFLLK; the protein is encoded by the coding sequence CATAACAGACTTCGCTTTGGAATCAAGCCGGGGTTAGAACGAATGGAATGGATGCTAGAGCAGCTTGATTTTCCGCAGCAAAATATAAATGCTATTCATGTTGCTGGGACGAATGGTAAAGGTTCTACTGTTTCTTATTTGCGAAACATGTTAGAAGAAGCAGGGTATAAAGTTGGAACGTTTACTTCCCCTTATATCGAAACATTTAATGAGCGGATTAGCGTGAATGGACAGCCTATTTCAAATGAAGCAATGACCGCTCTTGTTCAGGAAGTAAAGCCTGTAGTGGAGCGACTAGAACATACGGACTTAGGGTCAGCAACGGAATTTGAAGTGATTACAATCATGGCTTTTCTTTATTTCGGCTATCATGATTCAGTTGACTATGCTGTGTTTGAAACAGGTCTTGGGGGACGATATGATTCAACAAACGTTGTGAGTCCTATGGTGAGTGTTATTACAAACATTGGATTTGATCACATGGCGATACTAGGTGATACGGTAGAAGAAATTGCAGCAGAAAAAGCGGGGATTATTAAAAAAGAAGTCCCTATTATTACGGGTGCCGAGCAGGTAAAGGCGCTTGACGTCATTACAGAAGAGGCAAATTCGAAGCAGGCTCCGTTATTTGTGTTAGGAAAAGAATTTAAAATTGAAAACTATGAGCCCTTAGCAAATGGAGAAGGCTTTACGTTAAAAACGCCGTATGGCACATTTAAACACTTGCAATTAAATATGCTTGGCTATCATCAAGTTAAAAATGCAGCTTTGGCTCTCATGGCCGTTTGTTATTTAAAAGAAAAGAAAAAGCTTTCTATCTCCAAAGAGCAAATGATAAAAGGGATTCAGCATACAAAGTGGAACGGCCGCTTTGAGATAGTAAATGAGCATCCCTTAACGATTATTGATGGGGCTCATAATGCAGAAGGCATTGATAGCCTGTTATCTACTTTACGCCTTCATTATGAAGATCGAAACATTCATTTAGTTTTCAGCTGCTTAAATGATAAAAGCGCTGATCGAATGGTCCAAGAACTTGAAACAATCGCTGCAAGTATTACATTTACGTCGTTTGACTTTCCTCGTGCTCGCACAGCCGCGGAGCTTTATGAGATGAGTACTCATCATAATAAGCATATGGACGAGAATTGGAAAAAAGCAATTGCTTACGTAAAGGAAAAGGCGACAGGTGAACAAGACATGGTCGTGATTACAGGGTCTCTGTATTTTATATCAGAAGTGCGGGCTTTTCTTCTCAAATGA